A genomic segment from Bubalus bubalis isolate 160015118507 breed Murrah chromosome 5, NDDB_SH_1, whole genome shotgun sequence encodes:
- the FLRT1 gene encoding leucine-rich repeat transmembrane protein FLRT1: MVVAHPAAAAAATATPAATVTATVVMTTATMDLRDWLFLCYGLIAFLTEVIDSTTCPSVCRCDNGFIYCNDRGLTSIPAGIPDDATTLYLQNNQINNAGIPQDLKTKVNVQVIYLYENDLDEFPVNLPRSLRELHLQDNNVRTIARDSLARIPLLEKLHLDDNSVSTVSIEEDAFADSKQLKLLFLSRNHLSSIPSGLPRTLEELRLDDNRISTIPLHAFKGLSSLRRLVLDGNLLANQRIADDTFSRLQNLTELSLVRNSLAAPPLNLPSARLQKLYLQDNAISHVPYNTLAKMRELERLDLSNNNLTTLPRGLFDDLENLAQLLLRNNPWFCGCNLLWLRDWVKARAAVVNVRGLMCQGPEKVRGMAIKDITSEMDECFEAGAQGGAVNAAAKTTHASDHASVTTPQGSLFTLKAKRPGLRLPDSSLDYPMATGDSAKTLAIHVKPLTADSIRITWKATLPASSFRLSWLRLGHSPAVGSITETLVQGDKTEYLLTALEPKSTYIICMVTMDTGNTYVADETPVCAKAETADSSGPATTLNQEQNANPMAGLPLAGIIGGAVALVFLFLVLGAICWYVHRASELLTRERAYNRGSRKKDDYLESGTKKDNSILEIRGPGLQMLPINPYRAKEEYVVHTIFPSNGSSLCKGTHTIGYGTTRGYRDGGIPDIDFSYT, from the coding sequence ATGGTGGTGGCAcaccccgccgccgccgccgccgccaccgccacgCCCGCCGCCACCGTCACGGCCACCGTCGTGATGACCACAGCCACCATGGACCTGCGGGACTGGCTTTTCCTCTGCTACGGGCTCATCGCCTTCCTGACGGAGGTCATCGACAGCACCACGTGCCCCTCCGTGTGCCGCTGCGACAACGGCTTCATCTACTGCAACGACCGGGGGCTCACGTCCATCCCCGCCGGCATCCCCGACGACGCCACCACCCTCTACCTGCAGAACAACCAGATCAACAACGCAGGCATCCCCCAGGACCTCAAGACCAAGGTCAACGTGCAGGTCATCTACCTGTACGAGAACGACCTGGACGAGTTCCCTGTCAACCTGCCCCGCTCCCTGCGGGAGCTGCACCTGCAGGACAACAACGTGCGCACCATCGCCCGGGACTCGCTGGCCCGCATCCCGCTGCTGGAGAAGCTGCACCTGGACGACAACTCCGTGTCCACCGTCAGCATCGAGGAGGATGCCTTCGCCGACAGCAAGCAGCTCAAGCTGCTCTTCCTGAGCAGGAACCACCTGAGCAGCATTCCCTCGGGGCTGCCCCGCACGCTGGAGGAGCTGCGGCTGGATGACAACCGCATCTCCACCATCCCGCTGCACGCCTTCAAGGGCCTCAGCAGCCTGCGGCGCCTGGTGCTGGACGGCAACCTGCTGGCCAACCAGCGCATCGCCGACGACACCTTCAGCCGCCTGCAGAACCTGACCGAGCTCTCACTGGTGCGCAATTCGCTGGCCGCCCCGCCCCTCAACCTACCCAGCGCCCGCCTGCAGAAGCTGTATCTGCAGGACAATGCCATCAGCCACGTGCCCTACAACACGCTGGCCAAGATGCGCGAGCTGGAGCGCCTGGACCTGTCCAACAACAACCTGACCACGCTCCCCCGCGGCCTGTTCGACGACCTGGAGAACCTAGCCCAGCTGCTGCTCCGGAACAACCCTTGGTTCTGCGGCTGTAACCTCCTGTGGCTGCGGGACTGGGTGAAGGCGCGGGCGGCCGTGGTCAATGTGCGCGGTCTCATGTGCCAGGGCCCTGAGAAGGTCCGGGGCATGGCCATAAAGGACATCACCAGCGAGATGGACGAGTGCTTTGAGGCAGGGGCGCAGGGTGGCGCAGTCAACGCTGCTGCCAAGACCACGCACGCCAGTGACCATGCCTCTGTCACCACACCCCAGGGCTCTCTCTTCACCCTCAAGGCCAAGAGGCCGGGGCTGCGCCTCCCTGACTCCAGCCTCGACTACCCCATGGCCACGGGCGATAGTGCCAAGACCCTGGCCATCCACGTGAAGCCCCTGACGGCGGACTCCATCCGCATCACGTGGAAGGCCACGCTGCCCGCCTCTTCCTTCCGGCTCAGCTGGCTGCGCCTGGGCCACAGCCCGGCCGTGGGCTCCATCACGGAGACCCTGGTGCAGGGCGACAAGACAGAGTACCTGCTGACGGCCCTGGAGCCCAAGTCCACCTACATCATCTGCATGGTCACCATGGACACCGGCAACACCTACGTGGCCGACGAGACGCCCGTGTGCGCCAAGGCCGAGACGGCCGACAGCTCCGGCCCCGCCACCACCCTCAACCAGGAGCAGAACGCCAACCCCATGGCGGGCCTGCCCCTGGCGGGCATCATCGGTGGCGCCGTGGCCCTCGTCTTCCTCTTCCTGGTCCTCGGGGCCATCTGCTGGTACGTGCACCGGGCCAGCGAGCTGCTGACCCGGGAGCGGGCCTACAACCGGGGCAGCCGGAAAAAGGACGACTATCTGGAGTCGGGGACCAAGAAGGATAACTCCATCTTGGAGATCCGCGGCCCCGGGTTGCAGATGCTGCCCATCAACCCTTACCGCGCCAAAGAGGAGTACGTGGTCCACACCATCTTCCCCTCCAACGGCAGCAGCCTCTGCAAGGGCACGCACACCATCGGCTATGGCACCACACGGGGCTATCGCGACGGGGGCATCCCCGACATAGACTTCTCCTACACCTGA